In one Juglans regia cultivar Chandler chromosome 11, Walnut 2.0, whole genome shotgun sequence genomic region, the following are encoded:
- the LOC109018869 gene encoding uncharacterized protein LOC109018869, producing MVEAPKEELKLEQIPVREYPKVFPKDLSGLPPEREVEFAIELVPGSKDGISVDPGKVEALVNWSAPKNIHEVRSFLRLTGYYRRFIDGFSRIVVLLIALTRINNKFVWTTKCEESFYELKWRLVTALVLRVPIARGGFVVYNDASRLGLGCVQMQHGKVIAYASRQLKAWLVKLVEKVENEDKSDFSVSEDGVLRFRGRLCVPANEELKRVILEEAHRSLYTVHPGSTKMYGDLRESLWWNGLPRTLSGQDAIWVIVDRLTKIARFVSIKVSYKLEKLAELYVREIVRLHGVLVSIVLDRDPRLTSKFGRSL from the exons ATGGTAGAAGCACCAAAAGAGGAGTTGAAGTTAGAACAGATACCTGTGAGGGAATATCCAAAGGTTTTCCCAAAAGATTTATCTGGACTCCCGCCCGAGCGGGaagtagagtttgctattgaactAGTTCCAG GGTCGAAAGATGGCATTTCAGTGGAcccaggaaaagtggaagcaTTGGTTAATTGGTCGGCACCAAAGAATAttcatgaggttagaagtttCTTGAGATTGACAggttattaccgtcgattcattgatggtttCTCCAGGATAGTTGTTCTTCTCATAGCACTTACCagaataaataataagtttgtaTGGAcaacaaagtgtgaagaaagtttCTACGAGCTGAAATGGAGATTAGTGACAGCTTTGGTGTTAAGAGTCCCCATAGCTAGAGGTGGATTTGTAGTTTATAACGATGCATCAAGGCTTGGATTGGGGTGCGTACagatgcaacatgggaaggttatagcaTATGCCTCACGCCAACTGAAAGCGT GGTTGGTGAAGCTGGTGGAAAAAGTCGAGAATGAGGACAAATCTGACTTTAGCGTTTCTGAGGATGGAGTTTTAAGGTTTAGAGGTAGATTGTGCGTGCCAGCTAATGAAGAGCTGAAAAGGGTAATTCTTGAAGAAGCACATCGTTCTTTATACACAGTTCACCCAGGGAGTACCAAAATGTATGGGGACTTGAGAGAGTCTTTGTGGTGGAAtg GCCTACCAAGGACATTGAGCggacaagatgctatatgggtgatcgtggatcgcTTAACGAAAATTGCTCGTTTTGTgtccattaaagtttcttataaactggAGAAACTAGCTGAGCTGTATGTGCGGGAGATAGTGAGATTGCATGGGGTGCTGGTATCCATTGTGCTGGATAGAGACCCTCGTCTCACTTCCAAGTTCGGGAGAAGCTTATAG